The following are encoded in a window of Acidobacteriota bacterium genomic DNA:
- a CDS encoding thioredoxin domain-containing protein, with amino-acid sequence MTRPLPDGPAARPVGWRPWCASAFADARAAGAPVLLSLGPSWCRATAAMASDTYADPAVAGLIADRFIPIRVDADARPDIADRYGLSGWPTTAFLSPEGDLLGGETYVPPERMRGLLPQVADAFAAQRGAIAGRRAPAPDAPVAAAAPDQTIDGWVASHLLEQFDAKHGGFGAAPKRVYAAALEYAARRAASGDERFAEVVDRTLRAIGWGGLYDQANGGVFRYCARSDWTQPATEKLLSVNAAVLRLLLERDGDDYRDRAAHLARYVHRTLLGRPQGRAVFFASQRADPDYYAGETVSPPPVDRAIYADCTALMVRAWVRAAAVLGDETLLADAVDALEHVVAGTYERGGGIAHRAGEGEEGTAVVRGLLGDQVAASAALLDLFAVTDRDVYLDMAQELMHFCLHHLWDDTAGGFRDRVHADGDIGLLRVVAYPFALNCDAARVLLRLARLTGQPQFRDRAVSALAGQAAAARSHGPAAAAYALTLQDLATARDPDPAC; translated from the coding sequence GTGACACGCCCCCTGCCGGACGGTCCCGCGGCTCGCCCCGTCGGGTGGCGTCCGTGGTGCGCCTCCGCCTTCGCCGACGCGCGCGCTGCCGGTGCGCCGGTCCTGCTGTCGCTCGGGCCCTCTTGGTGCCGCGCCACCGCCGCGATGGCGTCGGACACGTACGCCGATCCCGCGGTCGCCGGACTCATCGCCGATCGCTTCATCCCGATCCGCGTCGACGCCGACGCCCGCCCCGACATTGCCGACCGCTACGGCCTCAGCGGCTGGCCGACCACCGCCTTCCTCAGCCCGGAGGGCGATCTGCTGGGTGGCGAGACGTACGTCCCGCCCGAACGGATGCGCGGCCTCCTGCCGCAGGTGGCTGATGCTTTCGCCGCACAGCGCGGCGCGATCGCCGGACGGCGCGCACCGGCGCCGGATGCGCCGGTGGCGGCGGCCGCGCCCGACCAGACCATAGACGGTTGGGTGGCCTCCCACCTGCTCGAACAGTTCGACGCCAAGCACGGAGGTTTCGGGGCGGCGCCGAAGCGCGTGTACGCGGCGGCGCTCGAGTATGCGGCGCGCCGCGCCGCCTCCGGCGACGAGCGGTTCGCGGAGGTCGTGGATCGCACGCTGCGCGCCATCGGGTGGGGCGGGTTGTACGACCAGGCCAACGGCGGCGTCTTCCGCTACTGCGCACGATCCGACTGGACACAGCCCGCGACGGAGAAACTGCTCAGCGTCAATGCGGCGGTATTGCGCCTGCTGCTGGAGCGCGACGGCGACGACTACCGCGACCGCGCCGCGCACCTGGCCCGCTACGTTCACCGAACGCTGCTCGGCCGTCCGCAGGGTCGTGCGGTCTTCTTCGCGAGCCAGCGGGCGGATCCCGACTACTACGCGGGAGAGACGGTTTCGCCGCCGCCGGTGGATCGCGCGATATACGCGGATTGCACCGCCCTGATGGTCCGGGCTTGGGTTCGGGCCGCCGCCGTGCTGGGCGACGAGACGCTACTGGCGGATGCGGTTGACGCTCTGGAGCACGTGGTCGCGGGCACCTATGAACGCGGCGGCGGCATTGCCCACCGGGCCGGGGAGGGGGAGGAGGGAACCGCCGTCGTTCGCGGGTTGCTCGGCGATCAGGTGGCGGCCAGCGCCGCCCTCCTCGATCTGTTCGCGGTGACGGATCGCGACGTCTATCTCGACATGGCGCAGGAACTGATGCACTTCTGCCTGCACCACCTCTGGGACGACACGGCCGGCGGCTTCCGCGACCGCGTCCACGCCGATGGCGATATCGGCTTGCTCCGCGTAGTGGCGTACCCTTTCGCCCTCAACTGCGACGCCGCCCGCGTCCTGCTCCGCCTTGCCCGCCTGACCGGGCAACCGCAGTTTCGTGACCGAGCCGTCTCGGCGCTCGCCGGGCAGGCCGCCGCGGCCCGGTCGCACGGTCCCGCCGCCGCCGCATACGCCCTCACCCTGCAGGATCTGGCGACCGCGCGCGATCCGGATCCCGCGTGCTAG
- a CDS encoding amino acid decarboxylase, whose amino-acid sequence MDPEAFRRDGHALVDWIAAYLDGTEHYPVLSRARPGDIRDALPGRPPREGVGFDAIFRDFERVVVPGLTHWNHPGFFAYFAISGSAPGVLAEFLSAALNVQAMLWRTSPAATELEEVTLGWLRQLLELPDAFEGVIYDTASISTLHALAAARHRAAPDTRTRGMAGRRDLPPLVVYASQQSHSSVDKAVMTLGLGLEAIRKIPVDDQFRMRPDALGEALAADRAAGARPMAVVATVGTTSTTSVDPVAAIADCLGPNGRDGSTWLHVDAAYAGAAALAPGMRGVMDGCGRADSVVVNPHKWLFTPFDLSAFYCRRMDDVRAAFSLTPEYLRTPEAGAEVRNLMDTGVQLGRRFRALKLWAVLRYFGSDGIGERLAEHLRLAQCFAGWVDESPNFERLAPVPFSVVCFRARPAGGDAADADLDALNERLLDAVNATGEVFLSHTKLNGAYALRLAIGHIRTEERHVRRAWEILNEQAGRL is encoded by the coding sequence ATGGATCCGGAGGCGTTTCGGCGCGACGGCCATGCCCTCGTCGACTGGATTGCCGCCTACCTCGACGGGACGGAACACTATCCGGTGCTGTCGCGCGCCCGTCCGGGCGACATCCGCGACGCACTGCCCGGCCGGCCGCCCCGCGAGGGCGTCGGTTTCGATGCGATCTTCCGCGACTTCGAACGCGTAGTCGTCCCCGGCCTCACCCACTGGAACCATCCCGGCTTCTTTGCCTATTTCGCCATCTCCGGCAGCGCGCCCGGCGTTCTGGCCGAGTTTCTTTCCGCCGCCCTCAACGTCCAGGCGATGCTGTGGCGGACGTCGCCCGCCGCGACGGAACTCGAAGAGGTGACGCTCGGCTGGCTCCGGCAACTCCTGGAGCTGCCCGACGCGTTCGAGGGCGTGATCTACGACACGGCGTCGATCTCCACGCTGCACGCCCTGGCCGCCGCCCGCCACCGGGCGGCGCCGGACACACGGACGCGCGGGATGGCGGGACGCCGCGACCTGCCGCCGCTGGTCGTGTACGCCTCCCAACAGTCGCACTCCTCCGTCGACAAGGCGGTGATGACGCTCGGGCTGGGACTGGAGGCCATCCGGAAGATCCCGGTGGACGACCAGTTCCGGATGCGGCCGGACGCGCTGGGCGAGGCGCTCGCGGCGGACCGGGCGGCCGGAGCGAGACCGATGGCGGTCGTCGCGACGGTGGGGACGACCTCGACGACCAGCGTCGATCCGGTGGCGGCGATTGCCGATTGCCTTGGACCGAACGGGAGGGACGGGAGCACGTGGCTCCATGTCGACGCCGCCTATGCGGGCGCCGCCGCGCTCGCTCCCGGCATGCGCGGCGTGATGGACGGCTGCGGGCGGGCGGACTCCGTCGTGGTGAATCCGCACAAGTGGCTGTTTACGCCCTTCGATCTGAGCGCCTTCTATTGCCGGCGGATGGACGACGTGCGGGCGGCGTTCTCGTTGACGCCGGAATACCTGCGGACCCCGGAAGCCGGCGCCGAAGTGCGCAACCTGATGGACACCGGCGTGCAGCTCGGCCGCCGGTTCCGCGCGCTGAAGCTCTGGGCCGTGCTGCGCTACTTCGGATCCGACGGCATCGGCGAGCGCCTCGCCGAACACCTGCGCCTGGCGCAGTGCTTCGCCGGCTGGGTGGACGAGAGCCCGAACTTCGAGCGCCTCGCGCCGGTTCCTTTCAGCGTCGTCTGCTTCCGCGCGCGGCCCGCGGGCGGCGATGCGGCCGACGCCGATCTCGACGCACTGAACGAACGTCTGCTCGACGCCGTCAACGCCACCGGCGAGGTCTTCCTCTCGCACACGAAGCTCAACGGCGCGTATGCCCTCCGCCTCGCCATCGGTCACATCCGCACGGAAGAGCGGCATGTCCGGCGGGCGTGGGAAATCCTGAACGAGCAGGCCGGGCGGTTGTAG
- a CDS encoding TrkH family potassium uptake protein: MRFIIVAAIAGRILRVFGAAFLAPAAVAAGYGEWADVPGFLIGGVLSAAIGEAMIRGSRGAGQDLRRIEALAVVASVWLMLALLCAVPHLWVGLDPIDALFEAMSGITATGATILTDFETPGRGFFFWRAMTQWLGGMGVIALVLAVLPRLAIGVRQLFFAEVPGPTEENLAPQIRKTAGTLWKFYTGLTAVEVVALMAAGMPLFDAVCHAFTNVAAGGFSPNPESIAGYNSVAVEWIVIVFMFLSGANFALQYRAVLGYPDALVRDDEFRAYVGIVAGAAAILAVLLWQLESAGAPIRTALFQVLSILTTTGYASTNFELWTDQTKVVLLAMMFIGGCAGSAAGGPKVLRHMLIGRFTLTELRRTLHLRGVMPVKLGGKAVPEEVIRGVLVFFLFYVLMFAITTAVVIGFGEDLETAVTATTGALGNIGPGFGEVGPMANYGGLHPVSKLMLIAAMWIGRLEVVTVLALLRPEVWLRAHWQGITPRR; the protein is encoded by the coding sequence ATGCGGTTCATCATCGTCGCCGCGATCGCCGGTCGCATCCTGCGGGTTTTCGGGGCTGCATTCCTCGCACCCGCTGCCGTCGCCGCCGGCTATGGCGAGTGGGCCGACGTCCCCGGGTTCCTGATCGGCGGCGTGCTCTCCGCCGCCATCGGCGAAGCGATGATCCGCGGATCGCGGGGTGCGGGGCAGGACCTGCGCCGCATCGAGGCGCTCGCGGTCGTTGCCAGCGTCTGGCTGATGCTCGCCCTGCTCTGCGCGGTGCCGCACCTGTGGGTGGGGCTGGACCCGATCGACGCGCTGTTCGAAGCGATGTCGGGCATCACGGCGACGGGCGCCACCATCCTGACTGACTTCGAGACGCCGGGGCGCGGCTTCTTCTTCTGGCGGGCGATGACGCAGTGGCTGGGTGGCATGGGCGTGATCGCCCTGGTGCTGGCGGTGCTGCCGCGCCTCGCCATCGGCGTCCGGCAGCTCTTCTTCGCGGAGGTGCCGGGTCCGACCGAGGAGAACCTGGCGCCGCAGATCCGGAAGACCGCCGGCACGCTGTGGAAGTTCTACACGGGACTCACCGCGGTTGAGGTGGTCGCGCTGATGGCGGCGGGAATGCCGCTCTTCGATGCGGTCTGCCACGCCTTCACGAACGTCGCGGCGGGCGGGTTTTCGCCGAATCCCGAATCGATAGCCGGCTACAACAGCGTTGCCGTCGAGTGGATCGTCATCGTGTTCATGTTCCTGTCCGGCGCGAACTTCGCGCTGCAGTACCGTGCCGTGCTCGGCTATCCGGACGCGCTGGTTCGCGACGACGAGTTCCGCGCCTATGTCGGCATCGTCGCCGGTGCGGCCGCGATCCTCGCCGTCCTCCTGTGGCAGCTTGAGTCCGCCGGCGCGCCCATCCGGACGGCGCTGTTCCAGGTGCTGTCCATTCTGACGACCACCGGTTATGCGAGCACCAATTTCGAGTTGTGGACGGATCAGACGAAGGTCGTCCTCCTCGCCATGATGTTCATCGGCGGCTGTGCGGGCTCCGCCGCGGGCGGACCGAAGGTGCTGCGCCACATGCTGATCGGGCGCTTCACGCTGACCGAGTTGCGCCGCACGCTGCACCTGCGCGGCGTCATGCCGGTGAAGCTGGGTGGCAAGGCGGTGCCGGAGGAAGTGATCCGTGGGGTGCTCGTCTTCTTCCTTTTCTATGTGCTGATGTTCGCCATCACCACGGCCGTCGTCATCGGTTTTGGCGAGGACCTGGAGACCGCGGTGACCGCTACCACCGGCGCGTTGGGCAATATCGGCCCCGGCTTCGGCGAGGTGGGGCCGATGGCCAACTATGGCGGGCTGCATCCCGTGAGCAAGCTGATGCTGATCGCCGCGATGTGGATTGGACGCCTGGAGGTGGTGACGGTCCTGGCCCTGCTCCGCCCGGAGGTCTGGCTGCGCGCCCACTGGCAGGGCATCACGCCGCGCCGGTAG
- the trkA gene encoding Trk system potassium transporter TrkA, translating to MEPDGATDDDGDGERTERKGGDIHGAGVYVGGLEWCDRAAAVVHIIIIGGGDIGYPLASALCTDHDVFLVDRDPLRAHRFSHLDVEFVAGSGTSPDVLRNAGVERCDLLIAATRLDELNIVACSIGSGLGAKRTICFVTKEDLLEQRSGDDSLHRNFGIDEIIWPEARLAAEIERIIMAPGAVDAELFAGGRVELLEFRLEADSPVVGREVASLALPAGVVIIALKHEHATLIPRGQTVLETGDKVVLMGTRDGMNRLRPVIAPASSNADSQMVTIIGGGDVGFRLAQKLDEADGIRLIVIERERERGELLAATLRRALILRGDGTDLELLESEEIGRSDVLVSVIDNDERNLLASLLGHQLGVRKVITRVSKPSNHHLFERVGIDVALSARGAAVASVVHGIDGGRSSLLAVLEEGQARVLELAVPGGFSPTAVRDLNLPPDSIIGSVLRQGSVVVPHGDDRVQGGDRLLVCCTEPAVPGVRDLFAAS from the coding sequence GCACCGAGCGAAAGGGTGGCGACATCCATGGGGCGGGAGTATATGTCGGCGGGCTAGAATGGTGTGATCGGGCGGCGGCTGTAGTGCACATCATCATCATCGGGGGCGGTGACATCGGGTATCCGCTGGCCAGCGCCCTCTGCACGGACCACGATGTCTTCCTGGTCGATCGCGACCCGCTTCGCGCCCACCGTTTTTCGCACCTCGACGTGGAGTTCGTCGCGGGCAGCGGCACGAGCCCGGACGTGCTGCGGAACGCGGGCGTCGAGCGGTGCGACCTGCTGATAGCCGCCACCCGCCTCGACGAACTGAACATCGTCGCGTGCTCCATAGGCAGCGGCCTCGGCGCGAAGCGGACGATTTGCTTCGTCACCAAGGAAGACCTGCTGGAGCAGCGGAGCGGCGACGACAGCCTCCACCGGAACTTCGGCATCGACGAGATCATCTGGCCGGAAGCGCGGCTTGCGGCCGAAATCGAGCGGATCATCATGGCGCCGGGGGCGGTGGACGCCGAGCTCTTCGCGGGCGGACGCGTCGAGCTGCTCGAGTTCCGCCTCGAGGCCGACTCGCCGGTCGTCGGCCGCGAGGTGGCGTCGCTTGCGCTGCCGGCCGGTGTCGTCATCATCGCCCTGAAGCACGAGCACGCCACCTTGATTCCCCGCGGTCAGACGGTGCTGGAGACGGGTGACAAGGTGGTTCTCATGGGGACGCGTGACGGGATGAATCGCCTGCGTCCCGTCATCGCTCCGGCGAGCAGCAACGCCGACAGCCAGATGGTGACCATCATCGGCGGCGGCGATGTCGGCTTCCGGCTGGCCCAGAAACTCGACGAAGCGGACGGCATCCGGCTCATCGTCATCGAGCGGGAGCGCGAGCGGGGCGAGCTGCTGGCCGCTACACTCCGCAGGGCGCTGATCCTGCGGGGTGACGGCACGGATCTGGAGTTGCTCGAATCGGAGGAGATCGGCCGGAGCGACGTCCTGGTCTCGGTGATCGACAACGACGAGCGGAACCTGCTTGCTTCCCTGCTCGGCCACCAGCTCGGCGTGCGCAAGGTGATTACGCGCGTCAGCAAGCCCTCGAACCATCACCTCTTCGAGCGGGTCGGTATAGACGTGGCCCTGTCCGCGCGCGGCGCGGCGGTCGCGTCCGTTGTTCACGGGATCGACGGCGGCCGCTCCAGCCTGCTGGCCGTTCTGGAAGAGGGCCAGGCGCGCGTTCTCGAACTCGCCGTGCCGGGCGGGTTCTCGCCGACCGCCGTGCGCGACCTCAACCTGCCCCCCGATTCGATCATCGGGTCCGTCCTGCGGCAAGGGTCGGTCGTCGTGCCGCACGGGGACGATCGCGTTCAGGGAGGGGATCGCCTGCTGGTCTGTTGCACCGAACCGGCGGTGCCCGGCGTGCGCGATCTGTTCGCGGCCTCCTAG